The following nucleotide sequence is from Microbulbifer sp. A4B17.
CACGAAATATTAGTGGGGCAAGTCGGTATTAACGTGCCTATTCCAGTGCCATTACCTTTCTTTAGCTTTACCGGCTGGCGAGCGTCTTTTTATGGTGACCAACACGCTTATGGAAAACAAGCTGTACGGTTTTATACCGAAACCAAAACTGTTACGGCACGCTGGTTTGACAGTGATATAGAGCATGCAGAGCACACCAACTTAACCATACAGCTCAAATAATGTTAACCGGAGAGTAGCATGACTAAAACAGTCGCATTTTTAGGGTTGGGCCATATGGGACTGCCTATGGCCACCAACCTGGTCAAGGCGGGCTTTGAAGTTAAAGGGTTTGACCCGGTCACTGAAATACTGGATGCCGCTGTAGAAAGCGGTATCAAAAAGTGTTCCTCTCCCCAAGGGTCCGTCGAGGAAGCAGATTTTGTGGTAAGCATGCTGCCTAATAGCGCGGCGGTTGAGTGCCTGTATATTGATACCGACAAACTGCTCGACAGTATTTCTCGCGACTGTTTGATTATCGACTGCTCCACTATTTCTTCCAACAGTTCTAAGCGCCTTATTCGTGAAGCCAGAATCAAAGGCCTACAAGCCATTGAAGCCCCGGTATCCGGGGGAGTGGCGGGTGCTAGCAAAGGAACTTTGAGTTTTATGTGTGGGGGGGAGGCCGGTGATGTCGACAGGGCCCGGGAAGTTCTAGAGCCAATGGGTAGCAATATTTTCTATGCCGGAGCAGCGGGAGCTGGCCAAACAGCAAAGATTTGTAACAATATGCTGCTGGCTATTCATATGATTGGTACCGCTGAAGCCCTGCAAATGGGAATAGATAATGGACTCGACCCCAAAGTGCTCTCCGACATTATGTTAAAAAGTTCAGGAGCCAACTGGTCCCTACAAAATTACAATCCCTATCCCGGAGTAATGCCCGAAGTTCCAGCGAGTAAAAACTATAGCGGTGGTTTTATGGTAAGACTTATGTGTAAGGACCTGGGGTTGGCCCAGGAAGCCGCCACTCAAAGTAAAAGCTATACGCCTCTCGGCTCAATGGCGCGCAATCTCTATGGAATTCTCAATTTGCGCGGAGGTAGTGATTTGGACTTCTCATCTATTCAAAAGCTATTTCAAGAAGTGGATTAGCCGCGTAGCAGGCTGGGTATCCACAACCCCAGCCGCAGCTCCACTTCTCTCCAGCGCCAGTTACTGGCTATGGTTGCATGACTTTACCGAGAATCCGGATTTCACGCACTTGATCCCACTCTATAGCAAAGTAGAACTTTTGTTTGCGTCCAGCATTACTGGGGATCGTAAGTTCTTCAGGGTTTCCTTTTCCCCTAAACAAGTTGGTTGCGTAGCCATCCTGGTCAATAAGAATCACTGCCTCGGAGCTATCCAGGTCGATTAACCTCACGGGGAAGTCATTTTGATTTTTAAAACCAACTTCAACATAGCAACCACTCTCTGCATGGGCGGTCACTGCGATAACATCGGTTTCCAGATACTTATTGAGATCTTCCAGGGTATTGATAAGAACAGAACCATCAGTACTCTGCCCTGTTTTACGTCCATCAACCACACCTTCACTGGCACCATCCATCAGGTTTTTACCAAAGCTGACGATGTTAGACATCACTGATTTTGCCGTTTCCGCTACGCCACTCTCTTGCTCATCTGTATTTTGCTGTGCAAACGCGGAGGAACATAAAATCAGGCCGGCAATTAAAATCGTTCTTCGCACTGATATCTCCATATCCTTTACTATCCATTCCAGCCTAAGCCAGCTCCGGTTAGCTGGCTTAAGTTGGGAATATTAGCAAAAGAAATATTGCTTGGAAAAACGATTAGTGTTTGCGCGGTACAAAATCAGGATTACTGTCCCTGCCCTGTTGCTGCAATTTGAACCTCTCGAATATTTACATGCTGGGGCTGGGAGTACATGAACATAGCTGTGCGAGCAATATCCTCTGCATTAATTGCACCACCAATGGATTCTTTCCATTGTTGATAGGCCTCAATAATTTCTGCTGAGGTAGTGTGGCTTAGCAGCTCTGTTTCCACCGCGCCGGGGCATATAGTCATTACACGTACCCCGGTAGGCGCCACTTCCTCGCGCACGGTTTCACCAATAGCAGAGACAGCATATTTGGTACCACAGTACGCAGCATGATTGATAAATGTTTTTACTCCAGCAATAGAACTGATATTGATAATGGTCCCGGAGTGGCGAGTTTTCATATCTTCCAAAACTGCCTGCATACCGTTTAGCAAGGCCAATACATTCACATCAAACATTTGCCGCCACTCATCGGGGTTCTGGGTTTCAATATTGCCCAGTAACATTTTGCCGGCATTGTTAATCAGACAGTCAACCGGACCGAACTGAGTCTCAGCCTCACGAATTGCCTCGCGCAAGGCTGCCATATCAGTCACATCCACTTTCCTGCAAAGAGTATTTGGCAGATTTAAAGCTTCCAGTTTGTCCACACGCCTTGCCAACAATAATAAAGGATGCCCGGCAGCAGACATATGCTGGGCAATGGCAGCACCAATACCTGAACTGGCTCCAGTAATAACAACGAGTGGTTTGGACATGGGCTCTCTCCTTCAATGAGCTATCCCAGCGGATAGTTTTGTTTAAGTAGACCCAGTATAGGAATTCCGACTAATATGATTAGCCCAACCAATCGGAAAACATTGTTTGGTTTTTATGAACAATATCTCATCGCGCGCTATTCGTGCATTTATTCAGGTAGCCGATGCCGGAAGCTTCACTGCTGCAGCGCGGGATAGCGGCTTTTCCAAGGCCAATTTAAGCCAACTGGTCACAGAGCTGGAAACAACCCTGGATATACAGCTTCTCTACCGCACGACAAGACAGCTGCGCCTTACCGAGATTGGTGAGGGTTACTATTTGCGTTGCAAGCAAGCGATGCAGCAATTGGATTCAGCCGCCGAGTGGGCCAGTGAATCAAAGGGAGGACTGGAGGGAAACATCCGCATCAACGCTGTTGGTGGCGTTATCGGGGAGAGCTTAATTGCTCCGCTGGTGATCAAGTTTCAGCAGGCCAATCCAGGAGTTAGAGTTCATCTGGACTTTTCCAGCACCCGAGTAGATTTGATTCAAGACCAGTACGATTTGGTTATTCGTATGGGCAGCTTGCCGGACTCCTCTCTAATCGTGCGTAAACTTCACACTATCAAAACCCGATACGTAGCCAGCCCAAAGTTCCTTCAAGAATATGGGCCTATAGAAAAACCTGCTGATTTAGCATCTGTACCGCTAATTTCCGGCAGTGTAGATCAATGGCTTCTGACACGAGGTAAGAACCAACAGGTTGTGCAAGTTGAAAACAGCACTAAATTGATTAGCGGAAGGGTAATGCATCGCGCTGCAATTGAGGGACTTGGAATTACCCGACTGGCAGATATCTATGTCCAGGCAGATATTGCCAATGGACGCCTGGTTGAAATTCTGCCCGGCTGGTCTGAGTCTACCGAGCTCTCCATGGTATGCCCGCCCCTACGCCACCAATTATTACGGGTGCGCAATTTGATGCAGTGGCTAAAGGAGGGTTTTGCGGATATTTATTTACAGGCTTTAGCCGTTAGCCCTATTGAATAATAGTATCTCAAATAAACACGAACAATTTGTCTCTGTGACTAGCTTTTCCTAATTACAGTCAAAGTTCACCTTCTGATTTTTTTATTGCCTGTAATTCCACCGGTGACAAAGCCTTGTAGCCACGCAAATAGGGCCAGCCATACCCCCAGCGAAATGGGGTGGGTAAAAAAGGCGTACCGCCAACCCGAACTCCAAGTAACATCATTAGTGCAACTTCTTCTTCCCCGGTTCCAGCTACACAGACTTCCAGATCTTTATCCGCCTGCTCGCGTTCATCGTATGTGCCGCCTTTCCAGTAGGCATAATCATGGGCTATACAGCAGTCGAGCCACAACTCCTGTTGATCAAAAGTTCCATCGGGAAATGCGCTACAACCATCAGTAGTAAATGGCTCTATTTCCTGCGCAAAGGCTTCCAAACTCAATAAGGAAATAAACAACAACCAGCGGCACATCAGTTCTACTCATACACTCAAAAAAAGTAAATCGGCTCGGACACTGAAATATAACCCCACCTCTTCGATGAACCACTAAAAATTGAATTTAAGCCCACTTGCCATTAGTGTCCATTAGACACATAATGCTTCGAGACCCATTATTCAAGCCCTGGAGAGACCGGGGTTTATTCACAGCAAGGAGCTTGCTGCTATGGCCCAGCATTACGATTTTGCCGTTTTTATCGGTCGATTCCAGCCATTCCATTCCGGACATCTAAAAGTAGTCCAGTGCGGATTAGCTCAGGCCCAGCACCTGATTATCCTGATTGGCTCCGCCAACCAGCCCCGCAATCCTCGCAACCCCTGGACTCATCGCGAACGGGAACAATTTATCAGGAAAAGCTTAAGCGAGAGCGACAACAAGCGCCTGACCTGCCTACCTTTAATGGATGTGCCTTACAATGATGAACTGTGGGTACGCAATGTACAAAACTCAGTTAACGGCATAGTGACTGCTCATCACAGCATTCTCCACAAGCCACCCCAAATTGCATTAATCGGGCACCAGAAAGACCAGAGCGGTTTTTACCTCAACCTCTTCCCCCAGTGGGAATCCCTTGGGGTGGCGAATCACAACGAAATCAGTGCAACCCCCTTTAGGGAGGCACTATTTACCGACAGCGCCGATAGCTTGTTGAATTCACTCAGCCAGGAAAAGCAATTGCCAGAGGGCACTGTTGGCGCTTTAAGAGAGTTTGTGGCGACCAACTCAGCCTACGGCGAGATACGCGAAGAAATGGCATTTATCCAGCGCTACAGATCCTCCTGGGCCACCGCTCCCTATCCGCCAACTCACGTTACTGTCGATGCTGTAGTGGTCCAATCTGGCCATATCCTGCTGATAGAGCGACGAGCTTTTCCCGGGCGGGGTTTATGGGCGCTGCCCGGTGGTTTTGTCGACCCCGGTGAGCGACTGATCGATGCTTGCCTGCGAGAATTGCGAGAGGAAACACGCCTTAAAGTCCCGACACCAGTGTTGAAAGGATCTATACGCCGGCAGGATGTATTCGATGAACCCTATCGCTCGGCTCGTGGAAGGACCATAACGCACGCTTATTACATAGAACTGGCTCCCAGCCAACAGCTTCCCAAGGTAAAGGGCGGTGACGACGCTCGCCATGCCCGCTGGGTTCCCCTCGCTGATCTGGACCCTCAGCAGCTATTTGAAGACCACTATTTCATCATTCAATCCCTGATTGGCGGCGCCTAAAGCTGGTAGGAGGTAGCCAATTGCCATCTCTTGCACATTCAACAACTCGCATTACCCCCACCAATACCCAAAAAAAATACGCCGACACTTGACAGCTTAGTATCTAAAAGACACTATTAGTCCTGTTAGTGTCCTTTGGACAATAACTAGCAAGGCCCGCACTGGAGAGACCGGTGCTAACAACTACTCACGGAGGATTTCCGCGATGAACCAGTACAACCCAATCCTGAATGTCGACAGCTATAAAACCAGCCACTACCTTCAGTACCCAGAGGGAACCCAGTATGTCAGCAGCTATATCGAGAGCCGGGGCGGCCAGTTCAAAGAAGCTGTTTTCTTTGGCCTACAGGCATTTATCAAGCAGTGCCTGACTACGCCGATCAACGCAGAGCAGATCGAAGAGGCAGAGGAACTCTGTCTGGCCCATGGCCTGCCATTTAATCGCGAGGGATGGGAATACATTCTCCAGGAGCATCAGGGTTACCTGCCCATTGAGATTCAAGCAGTTCCCGAGGGCAGCATTATCCCGACTAGGAATGTCTTAGTCCAAGTAGTCAATACAGACCCTCAGTACTTCTGGCTAACCAGCTATATCGAAACCGCCCTGCTGCGCGCAATTTGGTACCCCACCACAGTTGCCACCCAAAGCCGGGAAACCAAAAAGGTCATTCAACGATATTTACTGGAAACTGCTGAGGGTCTCGACTCACTGCCCTTCAAACTACATGACTTTGGCGCACGCGGTGCTAGCAGCGAAGAGACAGCTGCGATTGGGGGCCTGGCCCACCTGGTAAATTTCCAAGGCACAGACACCATTGCCGCTGTACTCGCCGGCCGCCGCTACTACGCAGCCCAAAT
It contains:
- the mmsB gene encoding 3-hydroxyisobutyrate dehydrogenase translates to MTKTVAFLGLGHMGLPMATNLVKAGFEVKGFDPVTEILDAAVESGIKKCSSPQGSVEEADFVVSMLPNSAAVECLYIDTDKLLDSISRDCLIIDCSTISSNSSKRLIREARIKGLQAIEAPVSGGVAGASKGTLSFMCGGEAGDVDRAREVLEPMGSNIFYAGAAGAGQTAKICNNMLLAIHMIGTAEALQMGIDNGLDPKVLSDIMLKSSGANWSLQNYNPYPGVMPEVPASKNYSGGFMVRLMCKDLGLAQEAATQSKSYTPLGSMARNLYGILNLRGGSDLDFSSIQKLFQEVD
- a CDS encoding SDR family oxidoreductase, with the protein product MSKPLVVITGASSGIGAAIAQHMSAAGHPLLLLARRVDKLEALNLPNTLCRKVDVTDMAALREAIREAETQFGPVDCLINNAGKMLLGNIETQNPDEWRQMFDVNVLALLNGMQAVLEDMKTRHSGTIINISSIAGVKTFINHAAYCGTKYAVSAIGETVREEVAPTGVRVMTICPGAVETELLSHTTSAEIIEAYQQWKESIGGAINAEDIARTAMFMYSQPQHVNIREVQIAATGQGQ
- a CDS encoding LysR family transcriptional regulator; translation: MNNISSRAIRAFIQVADAGSFTAAARDSGFSKANLSQLVTELETTLDIQLLYRTTRQLRLTEIGEGYYLRCKQAMQQLDSAAEWASESKGGLEGNIRINAVGGVIGESLIAPLVIKFQQANPGVRVHLDFSSTRVDLIQDQYDLVIRMGSLPDSSLIVRKLHTIKTRYVASPKFLQEYGPIEKPADLASVPLISGSVDQWLLTRGKNQQVVQVENSTKLISGRVMHRAAIEGLGITRLADIYVQADIANGRLVEILPGWSESTELSMVCPPLRHQLLRVRNLMQWLKEGFADIYLQALAVSPIE
- a CDS encoding bifunctional nicotinamide-nucleotide adenylyltransferase/Nudix hydroxylase, whose protein sequence is MHSKELAAMAQHYDFAVFIGRFQPFHSGHLKVVQCGLAQAQHLIILIGSANQPRNPRNPWTHREREQFIRKSLSESDNKRLTCLPLMDVPYNDELWVRNVQNSVNGIVTAHHSILHKPPQIALIGHQKDQSGFYLNLFPQWESLGVANHNEISATPFREALFTDSADSLLNSLSQEKQLPEGTVGALREFVATNSAYGEIREEMAFIQRYRSSWATAPYPPTHVTVDAVVVQSGHILLIERRAFPGRGLWALPGGFVDPGERLIDACLRELREETRLKVPTPVLKGSIRRQDVFDEPYRSARGRTITHAYYIELAPSQQLPKVKGGDDARHARWVPLADLDPQQLFEDHYFIIQSLIGGA